One part of the bacterium genome encodes these proteins:
- a CDS encoding TonB C-terminal domain-containing protein, which yields MIEGFVVRRRARRLHPMHTRRIGGIGSLAGAGAAGGEIAFPGSDMPEPEGGTRSWLSGVISLLGHGLMIGLLLFLASRIVEEEEVPVLDFVPIEEVVGEEEPAPAPQVLAESSANYAPAPMAMAPQIVNAAVIQNMSQKTQAVEINTAAVVPTAAPVEISQRAVSVDQVGNVASVVSAVVAPVVTNYQGPALAGPIQHQAPTGVVSGPRQVVSSGNTLGTGRPDSLGRGSSVRDGISSGRDVFGAKTGIVANPNMKVGSNNGRGPGGSGTGLNNLSLDACLARPQVQAYLSQVRDRTISRWTLPTGVTDSSATLAFRIDPAGSASHVEFQGTPSDPAAARSAVDALLAASPFPHMGAQVRCLANHNLIGTFSNTLVSN from the coding sequence GTGATCGAAGGCTTCGTCGTTCGTCGGCGTGCGAGGCGCCTGCACCCGATGCACACCCGCCGCATCGGCGGAATCGGCTCGCTAGCCGGTGCAGGTGCCGCGGGCGGAGAGATCGCATTCCCCGGTTCGGATATGCCCGAGCCCGAGGGAGGCACGCGCAGCTGGCTCTCCGGCGTGATCTCGCTGCTCGGCCACGGCTTGATGATCGGTCTCCTGCTCTTCCTCGCCAGCCGCATCGTGGAAGAAGAAGAGGTTCCGGTCCTGGATTTCGTCCCGATTGAGGAGGTCGTCGGCGAGGAAGAGCCTGCCCCGGCTCCGCAAGTGCTTGCCGAAAGCTCCGCGAACTACGCTCCGGCACCCATGGCCATGGCACCGCAGATCGTGAACGCCGCGGTCATCCAGAACATGAGCCAGAAGACCCAGGCGGTCGAGATCAATACCGCGGCCGTCGTCCCCACGGCCGCACCCGTCGAGATCAGCCAACGCGCGGTCTCGGTGGACCAGGTCGGCAACGTCGCGTCTGTCGTCAGCGCCGTCGTCGCGCCGGTCGTCACCAACTACCAGGGCCCCGCCCTCGCCGGCCCCATCCAACACCAGGCACCGACCGGTGTGGTGAGCGGCCCGCGACAGGTCGTCAGTTCCGGCAACACCCTGGGGACGGGCCGGCCAGATTCCCTCGGGCGAGGCTCGAGCGTTCGTGACGGCATCTCGTCCGGCCGCGATGTGTTCGGGGCGAAGACCGGGATCGTTGCCAACCCGAACATGAAAGTGGGAAGCAACAACGGTCGAGGCCCGGGCGGGTCCGGAACCGGCCTCAACAACCTGAGCCTCGACGCCTGCCTCGCCCGGCCCCAGGTCCAGGCCTATCTGAGCCAGGTACGGGATCGCACCATCAGTCGCTGGACGTTGCCGACCGGCGTGACCGATTCATCGGCCACCCTTGCCTTCCGCATCGATCCCGCAGGCTCGGCCAGCCACGTGGAGTTCCAGGGCACGCCTTCGGATCCTGCGGCGGCAAGATCCGCCGTGGATGCGCTGCTCGCAGCATCGCCCTTCCCGCACATGGGCGCCCAGGTTCGCTGCCTCGCCAATCACAACCTCATCGGCACTTTCTCGAACACCCTTGTCTCGAACTAG
- a CDS encoding AAA domain-containing protein translates to MNETPHTVLWIGTANGLEESPMATSPDVDLVWTPVLDDALSLPLPDFHAVVMDAPDETRDGVVRRLLQAGARRVLVTSSPGTYPTPADLGKPDNNGPAASARPPGLAHVIGRGPAMHRTFELVGHAQRTHATVLLTGETGTGKEVLARSIHIGSDRADGPFVGLNCAAFPDSLLESELFGHVRGAFTGADRAKTGLFQEASGGTIFLDEIGETSPILQVKLLRVLQEREIRPVGGNRSRRVDARVLAATHRDLRSEIARGAFREDLFYRLAVFPIDVPPLRSRSEDVLPLARHFLALHGKRENRIGCDLRPEAERLLLSHPWPGNVRELENEMQRALALSESGDLIPAERLSARLHQVLGPIESQGLEGGATLRESLTQAEAWLLRQALDRHDGRRAATARALGITREGLYN, encoded by the coding sequence ATGAACGAAACGCCGCATACCGTCTTGTGGATCGGAACCGCCAACGGGCTGGAAGAGAGCCCGATGGCTACTTCTCCCGACGTCGACCTGGTCTGGACCCCGGTTCTCGACGACGCCCTTTCCCTCCCGCTGCCGGACTTTCATGCCGTCGTCATGGACGCTCCCGACGAAACCCGCGACGGCGTCGTCCGACGCTTGCTCCAGGCCGGCGCAAGACGGGTGCTCGTCACCTCGTCGCCAGGCACCTACCCCACCCCCGCCGACCTGGGCAAACCGGACAATAATGGCCCGGCCGCTTCCGCGCGGCCGCCGGGGCTCGCCCATGTGATCGGTCGCGGCCCCGCGATGCATCGAACCTTCGAACTGGTGGGCCACGCCCAGCGCACCCATGCCACCGTGTTACTCACCGGAGAAACCGGAACCGGCAAGGAAGTGCTCGCGCGTTCGATCCACATCGGAAGTGATCGGGCCGACGGGCCTTTCGTCGGCCTCAACTGCGCAGCCTTTCCCGATTCACTCCTCGAAAGCGAACTCTTCGGCCACGTTCGGGGCGCCTTCACCGGGGCCGACCGCGCGAAGACCGGCCTCTTCCAGGAGGCCAGCGGCGGAACCATCTTCCTCGACGAAATCGGTGAGACCTCCCCCATCCTCCAGGTCAAGCTCCTGCGCGTCCTCCAGGAACGGGAAATCCGACCCGTCGGCGGAAACCGCTCCCGACGCGTCGACGCCCGGGTGCTCGCCGCAACCCACCGCGATCTCCGCAGCGAAATCGCCCGCGGCGCGTTCCGCGAAGATCTGTTCTACCGCCTCGCCGTCTTCCCGATCGATGTTCCGCCGCTTCGCAGCCGCAGCGAAGACGTCCTCCCCCTGGCCCGCCACTTCCTCGCCCTGCATGGAAAGCGCGAGAACCGGATCGGCTGCGACCTGAGGCCGGAAGCCGAACGGTTGCTCCTCTCCCATCCCTGGCCCGGCAACGTGCGCGAGCTCGAGAACGAGATGCAGCGTGCCCTCGCCCTCTCCGAGAGCGGGGATCTCATCCCCGCCGAACGCCTCTCCGCACGCCTGCACCAGGTCCTCGGCCCGATCGAAAGCCAAGGCCTCGAAGGCGGCGCGACCCTGCGCGAAAGCCTGACCCAGGCCGAAGCCTGGCTCCTTCGCCAGGCACTCGACCGACACGACGGAAGACGAGCGGCCACTGCGCGCGCGCTCGGGATTACTCGCGAGGGGCTCTACAACTAA
- a CDS encoding LysM peptidoglycan-binding domain-containing protein, producing the protein MRSASRTAVIVAAAMVGFVACVRDTHRSAPPASPQPEHRPDVSAPALPPGERPDVLIVEIEEEQREPGMPAKKAEPEQRDADTDDSLQTPTYRTAATPGRALPEPEAAAPSEPADPEPVTIPPAVPSEDRPRQYTVREGDWLTQISRDQYGSPAHTAAILEANRDQIVDPDRLIPGQILTLP; encoded by the coding sequence GTGCGATCGGCTTCGAGAACGGCTGTGATCGTGGCGGCTGCGATGGTCGGATTCGTTGCCTGCGTGCGCGACACCCATCGAAGCGCGCCGCCCGCTTCTCCGCAACCCGAACACCGACCGGATGTCTCGGCTCCCGCACTTCCGCCCGGCGAGCGGCCCGACGTGTTGATCGTCGAGATCGAAGAGGAGCAGCGCGAGCCCGGCATGCCCGCCAAGAAGGCCGAACCCGAGCAGCGTGACGCGGACACCGACGACTCCTTGCAGACGCCGACCTATCGAACGGCCGCGACTCCTGGGCGCGCACTGCCCGAGCCCGAAGCAGCAGCTCCGAGTGAGCCAGCTGATCCAGAGCCCGTAACGATTCCTCCGGCTGTGCCCTCTGAAGATCGACCGCGGCAGTACACCGTGCGCGAGGGCGATTGGCTCACACAGATCTCGCGAGACCAGTACGGCTCGCCCGCGCATACCGCTGCGATTCTGGAAGCCAATCGCGATCAGATCGTGGATCCGGACCGGCTCATCCCCGGCCAGATCCTGACCCTGCCCTAG